In the genome of Thalassophryne amazonica chromosome 6, fThaAma1.1, whole genome shotgun sequence, the window tacactttcccaacattatcagctctttaagttGGGATTTTTGTGGAttggtgtactttttattattggtatttattgttttattatacagttttattttgtttagtgctctgattcctgggaaaggccatatattattattattattattattattattgtgtgatttttctgtatataagcTGCACCAGCGTATTAGTTGCACAATgtcccaaacaagtaaaaaaacaaaacaaaaacaaaacacaacttatGCACTAGAAAAAACAAATTTATCACtgtcaataaatcaataacaaggcagagtaaaagtaaaataatgACTTAATAGATAAATTACTTACACCCAATGCATATATAAAAGTTAAGTCATTGACGTGGTTtctttatgtttgtaaaactgaATAAACTACTTTGATGTGTGTCAAAAACATTTTGAAGATGTCCAGTTTCTGTTAAATTTTAGATATCTCCTGTATGACTGACAAATTCAAGTCATATATGATCAGAATTTTATATAAGAAGCAATTATAGAAACTCATAAGATAAACATTCTAAGCAGATTAAAAGCTGTTAATATATTTGTTTTAGGTGGTTATGAATGTCTAATTATGTAACAAGAAACATGTTTATTATGCTATCTATAGTCTTATTAAtacataataatgataataagaaTCTTATAAGGGCCTTATTACAAATTTTGGGAGGTGATAGTCAAGTGGCTaaagtgggcttgtgaccagaggatcctcaattcaaatccccatcagacgGAAAAATCACAAGGGGCTTTAGGTTAAGGTAACCCCCAAGTTGTTGCTGGTGTGCAGTTGAATGccttgacagcaccctgacatctctgtgtgtgtgtgtgtgtgtgtgtgtgtgtgtgtgtgtgtgtgtgtgtgtgtgtgtgtgtgtgtgtgtgtgtgtgtgtgtgtgtgtgtggtgtgtgtgtgtgtgtgtgtgtgtgtgtgtgtgtgtgtgtgtgtgtgtgtgtgtgtgtgtgtgtgtgtgagaggtatagtatcttgaccatgaaaacacaaTATAAACACAGTCTATTTACCATATAATTAGTTCATGTTTATTGCAAGGACTTTAATATAAAACATTTACAGCCTTTCAAAGTGAATTTTGTTGAAGTTGTATGTTGGCACGTCATTTCTTGCTCATGAAACTCTTCCATATGACAACCTGTGGCCCTTGCAGGACTCCCAGCGGATCCCTCGGATCACCAAGCTTTGTTATGCTGCTGGCTCGGTCCCGTATCAGTGCACTACAGCAGCTCTATTTGTCTCACAGCAGATATTCCTTCTGGATGTTGTGCAGGTACAAACTACACCTTTATCAGTTTTAAACGTTGAGTTAAATTCCCCCCCCGCCAGCCCTGGTCATACTGAACCATTGTTACTCACCTTTGAAAATTGAAATCTCATTTCAAAAAAATTAGTTTGAAAAGGAATGAATGAGACTGAACAGGACAACCATCAATCCAACATCAGTGACCTGCTTTCTACCTGCAACAatgtgtaaagaaatacagcttgCTGGatgtatttttattctatttattcatatattattattattattattattatttgcttagTGCTGAATACACCAGTAACATATGGTGTGGTCTCCCTGTTTCCAACCTGAGGATGCTGTGTACCCTTATAAATGCTGGTCTTTGACATCAAATTGATCAACGTCTGATGGACAGGACACACATTATGGGGAAGGTCCACTAGTCTAGTCCAGTTCTAACCTCTTTATATAATTttgtggtgtatattacaaccccaaactgattttaatgttcacaaataaatgtaatactttcaaacagctaacaaaccagatccagttttgttcaatttacaaagataaatcatacacagtaaaatcaccagtgtccaTATGGACACTGACAGAGAGCTGTGTTCGGATACTCAgtagtaagtcagactcgtttccagtgggggttggcctccgccagggctgcaccttgtcaccaatcctgtttgtgatattcatggacaggatatcaaggcttAGTCGGGGGGAGgacggtttccagtttggtgggctcagggtctgatcactgctttgcagatgatgtagtcctgttggcttcatcagccgatgacctccaacactcactggatcggttcacagccgagtgtgaagtggctgcgatgaggatcagcacctctaaatctgaggccatggttctcagcaggaaactgatggattacctactccgggtagggaatgaggttttGCCCCAAGTAAAGGAGTTCAAGTAACTCTGGGTCTTGttgatgagtgaggggacaatagagCGCAAAATTGGCCAGCAAATCAGCACAGCATTCGCTCTGCAGTACTGTTGTGGCAAAAAGTGGGCTGAGCCAAaaagcgaagctctcgatctactggtcaatcttcattcctactctcacctatggtcatgagggtttggtcatgactgaaagaagtagatcatgggtacaagcggccaaaatgggcttcctcaggagggtggctggtgtctcccttagagatagggtgagaagctcggttatCTGTggagagctcggagtagagccgctgctccttcgtgttgaaaggagccagctgaggtggtttgggcatctggtaaggatgccccctgggcgcctccctagggaggtgttccaggcatgtccatctggaaggagaccccggggaagacccaggactaggtggagagattatatcaccACAATGGCCTGGGAACGGCTTGGGATCACccaatcagaggtggtcaatgtggtaaCATTCCATATAAGAAATGTTACCAACCAACATTTCATTTGGTTCACAGATGGAGGCTATCTACGTGTCCATGATTCTGTTCCTGACTCGCGTCTGGGATGGCGTGACCGACCCTCTGGTTGGATACCTTGTGAGCCGCAGTAAGTGGACGCGCATAGGCAAACTCAAACCTTGGTTAGTGTCACCACATGCTTAACATACTCATTAGGCTGAACTATGAGTCATCCTTCTGTGTTGTGTTCAATGCTATCTGTGCTTCTCATACAGGATCGCATTTTCCACACCACTTGGTATCATCTTCTATGTGATGATGTGGATAATGCCATTTGGATCAGGTTCTCACGCTGCCAACTTAATGTGGTTCCTCTCAGTTTCCTGCCTGTTTGAGACCCTCATGACGGTAACTTGAACGCTGTTTCTCTTACTTCAAATCACTTTACTGTTACAGACCATgcagtgtgtcatcatcaagaaccagcttcagtgGTTCTTCGTATGGATGACAGCCGATTTCCCGAGCAGATCTTCCACTTtcagctgagtgaaggaaaatggTCTTGAAGAAATGCTAGCAGGGCCTCcatgaagcacaacctcaagaactgctccatggaatggaagacctgggaagaataaGTGAGGGGCCAAGTCAGCTGTGAGCAGTGATCCACACGGGAGTagaagtctttgaaaaaatgcagacgaacaacacagaggagaagaggagaaagacggagaagagagagcaagatcctgaccggtAAAAGCTTCCTGCAGCAAGCACGTGTAGTGTCAGTCAAAAACCGTGCACATCAAGACtgagcctgttcagtcatctccacgtCCACCATCCCACCTCAGAattgatcaagagacaatcttccttgccATTGTGGAATTTCCACGACAACGACTATTCTCAGATGACAGAGAACCTTTTGTTGCTGTAGCTTCTGAGTTTTTCAAGCTCCAGTCTCACTTTGATGGATATAAATCTCAGAAAACCATGGTTTGAAATATTGTCCTTACCTTGGAAAACCTTAGAGGGTCGAGGATGTGGTGTCCATAATGAACCTGGATATTCCGTCAATGCGCCATGTTCTTGTTTTAACCATGGTAGgatttcaaaatgcttgaaaatATCTATTTTCCATCACAAAGTTTGACATACTTTGGTTGTCCttttttttgtggaggctgtacaTACCATGACATCACAGCATGTACAGCCAAGGAAGTGGAAGTGCCAAGGCTGCTACCAAGGTTGTGCCGAGGTTGTTTTTGCACATCACATCATGGTACAAGTCCAGCGTGTCATGTTATCAAACTGCATGATAGAATACATTCTCGGGCAACTGGGACCATCATATGCTAGTTTATCACATTATAGACCAGGACCTTTCCCAGTGTGTACGAGAACAGGGCTTCACTGGTGAAGGTGACATTTTCCTATCATCTCCAACAGTGCTACAACATCCCGTACCTCACACTGAACATGTTCCTGGGGGGAAACCAGAAGAACAGAGACTTTGCTACAGCATACAGTAAGTACACCAACTCCTCTGCAGATATCAGAACGCTGTTACCTGCAAGCCAACAATCgcttctgtctgtttgtttgtcaggAAAGGTCACAGACGCCTTTGCAATGGCGGTGGCTTCAGCCATTCAGGGCTACGTTGTAAAAGAGTACAACAAAGAAAAGCAGACAACATGTCAGCAGCATGACCACGATGACACCACACCTCAATCCACATCTTTGCCAACCACAACATTACTCCAGAAAACGGTAATGCTGCCATCGTTCACTGGAAAAGTGCAgccaaatacataaaaaaaaaaaaagagttatcTCATTGAGGTAACCGTGCTGCATAGTGCAGAGAAGCAGAGCTTTGTTATTTTTGCAGAGTGATCCTTATCATCATCCGGGTTGGTACATTGTGATGTTGGCTTCTTAACTTGTTATATACAAGGgctgactgagaagttttgagcctgactcagaagtattagggtgtggttctccatcgctTTGCATTCGGAGAAcctaacatttctcaagaaaatgtGAAGTTTTGACTTTCTGGGTGCAGTGCTGAGAAATGTtgtggtcttcttcttcttcaccagtACGGATGTAGACAAACAAGATATAAGTGGATCAGACCATGTATTCCTGGTGTGAATCCCAGACAGGACAGCTTTACAGTTTGAGTCCTCAGACTTAGATTAAATGAATGCTACACGACCACGTCTCCAAAATGAGCGGGTTGTAGTCACATTGCTCTGAAGCTTAATCACTTTATTTCACCCCCAGCAAACGACTTTCCTGATATCCGCTTTGGCCATGGGTGGGATATTTTTCCTGTCCAGCCTGATTCTCCTGTTTGGGGTGAAAGAGCAACGAGGTGAGTGCTGGAATGTTGGGGAGTGGCTAACAAACATTACGTAACTTACTACTGAAGATGCATCAACGTTTTCCATGTTAATAATCAACCAGGTTGTGTCCAGATGCACATGCAGAGCAGGCAGGTCACTGCTGACCACAAACTTTGTGATGAAGGTTAAAGTCACTGTCTCAGAATACCGACGGCACTCAGTACATCATAAATAGACATTTTTGTGACTCTTATGGGCTGTTGCCATTTGTGTTTTTTAAGAACTAAACTTtgccaaatatactcctgttgtattttttcagcTCTGCCCTGTTCTCATGAGAAAGTGCGACCACCCTTTGTGACCTCACTTAGGATGCTTGCATGTCATTTTCCTTACCAGCGACTGGTGCTTGGTTTCGTGTTCTGCACATTTGCATTTCAGgtatacagttttgttttgtttttttaacatgacTACCCTGTGTGTCGGCAAAACCGGCAAgttggtattgttttcactggtgtgtgtgcattcgtgtgtgtgtgtctgtggagatcaatcaaaaatggctggatggatttccttcaaagttGGGGGTATATTTCGGTGATCGGAGTTTGGAGTAGTTTAGTCAAAGGACAAAAACCAAGGAAAacttgattaaaaaacaaaaaacaccattcTTTCATAGAGCTTAACAATCAAAAAGCCTAGATAGGTAGATATCTAGAGATGATTAGACGTTGGAGTAGTTTAGTCAAAGGTTAAAGGTCACAATCAAAGAAAACATAGTCTGAAAAACCACCTGTTAGCTTTGATATCTAGAGGTTATTAGTATTAGTTGTATTATTTGTAGTAGTTTCAAACAGGCAAAGGTCAAGGCAAAGGAAAGCatgttccaaaaacaaaaacacctgtttttttttttgttttttttttttgcatatatcaagaaccaagaagcctagatggataatCTACAGCATATATTTAGATTCTGGAGTaggttggtcaaaggtcaaggaaaccacagttccaacaaaacacagttttatCCCCCTGGTATAATACGGGGAGATATAGCGATCAgcgtgtccatctgtccatccacccgtccgtctgtctgtctgttttcacttgttagcgtgatatctcaagaaccagttgaccagtttcattcatatttagcataagactGTACTTGAGTGATCCCCTGACATTACTGATTTGTGTGGACTGGGGGGATATGATGACTCTAGTttaatatctcaacaaccaagaagactAGAGGGATCAGCTgtagtgggaatattacttggaaagTAATAATAGAAATCTTGGGGTGATCAGATCAATGGAGAAggaaaacttggtccaaaaaaagcaccttttttgtgtatctcaacaaccaacAAGTCTATGAGGGCTCGaacttggtggaaatattactttgatagatatctagaggtgattagattttggaattgTTTGGTCACAGGGACCCAACAAGGGATCATGTTTGTCAAGGAAACGCGGTCCCTTATTTGTGACTGACTGCTATGAATAACTTTAAAATTGTCCCGATTTGCCCTGGATCTGGGCTCATGTgccgttttgtcttttttttttttttttttttttatctgtgagccattagtctttgattttctgtttagcATGATTTCAGTCTCTGGTTGTATTTATCTGGTCATTTTATTTTAGTCACTTGTTTAGTCTCATCTTGGTTTGGTTCTGATTATCTATTTTCTGTGCATATTATTTTTGTTACTGGTTTTATGCTCTGTTTATCATTTTTCTgtgtagtcattagttgtattaGCTGTTATTCTTTTGCCACATTgtgagttccagtttagtttctgCCCCAGCCTTTAATGTCTTGGTTATAGTTCTGTATgccttctgtctgtctttttgctCCTGCTCTCATTCCTCTCCACTCTGCTTTGTGTTTGTctctgcactatcttgcaccactTCTTTCCTCTTAGTCTATCTGCTTTGTGTTACTGCACTCTCGACACCTGTCCTCTCTcatctttgttttttaccacacacctgttctcacttaCCTTAATCACCACACCTTGTATTTAAGCccacctggttctctccctcactgctcgtttgttgcacttcttgtcttccttccagcCTGTGTATTTTTGTAGTTCTTGATCATTATATTCTGCCGGTTACaaccttgcttgttttttgaccttgccctTTTGCCTCAGCCTGTGTTATACTGTCTCGCTGTGCCTCTGAACCCCGCCTGTTTGGTCACGCCTTTTTACCTTGTGCTTTCCTGTACTTCTGCATCGCTGACTGACCACCTGTGTACTGTATCCTAGTGATAgcaatttcgaagcctcatgaaccaatgagccactggaacacaactggctgaaaatcgacacaccgCATTGACAcgcttgatacagtttgaagggtgacatctgctggattgctttgagaattaccttgatcaagtgccctgacaaatgtttgcattaattcatgactgatgtggtttgttcttgaaaaataataataaaaaaaatgtcatatgtattattgtgtctttcttaatgtaataaatagtccctacagatgcacatattggttatgaaagcctttattgtagactatatgtagatttgtgttatcattcctcaaactatatttggataaaatgtgacgactcgtgtcgcccagtatttgagccggtcttctcctctggagagaaattagattttttagaccaagcctgGAGCTTAGTTGAAGCCACCCGCTGGTTATATGATTACTTCCCAGAATGAGAAGATTTGGACAGTTTGTTTCCTGCTGGGAGTCTTCCTGCCTGGGTGTGGCAACCTGAACTGCGTCTGCCGTCCAGCCCACCTTACTGTGACAGTGAGTCTGATTGGGTGGACAtagaggatgatgaagatgataatTATGAAGGTGATTCTTCATCAGAGATGGATGGGCAGGCACTCCAAGACACTGCTGCTGTTTTCTTTAAGATTCAAGACTTGTATTTTGAATTTTCGGACAATCCAGGACGGCAGTACCGAAAACAAGTTTTTTCGGCAACCATCCAGCTTTTGCAGGCTGAGCCCGATATAGTGGCGGCATATCCGGATTTGGCAACCATCAAAACACAGTTCAGGCAAGGTCAGTTGCCTCCTTACATTGAAGACCCAGTGGACTATCTTTTTGAGTCAAATATTCATGAGACCCGCTTCGACACGCCACGCATAATCACCCTGTCTGACGCAGCAGTTGCACCGCTCAAACCATCCACTCCAGCAGCTCAACAGTTCCTGACCCGGCCACTTTCATCACCGAGCTTCCCACAGAATACTGTGCCCACAAAGACCACGCCTTGTCTGCCACCTGCACCAGCTCCACGGCGTGCATCAGCGCAGATGCCTGTTTTGCAGCCATGTGTGGCACCCACGCAGGCCAAGATTCGTTCTCCTCTGGTGCCAGCACCACGCAAGTCCCAAGCTCTCATGTTTCCTCACTGCTCTCCGGTGCTCTCTCCCACCAAGTCAGCAGAACCAATCCTGTTTCCTGAATTGCCGACAGAGCCATCAGGAAAGTTTCCCCGTCAGAGCTCTCAGCAGTGCACCTGCCATCGGAGAAGCCTGTAGTGCACACATCATTGAGATCTTCAGCGGTGCCTACAGAGTCATCCACTTTGTGCATGACTCAGACCTCATCGGCGCTGTTTCCACCTCTGGAACTGCCAGCGAAATCACAGTTGACGTTCACGCCACCACTGCCATCTGCAGCGCATGCTACACGGGAATCTCCAGCAGCACCCAGAGACTCTTTCCCAGCGTACTCCTCCCCGATTCCATCAGTGCCGTCCCTGCATCCAGAATTACCGTCAGAACCGATGTCAAAGTTCTCGCTACAGCAGCCTACAGTGGCCCCTCCACAGTCATCAGCTGCACCAGCCTCTTCCAAGCACAGCACCTCCAAGCCCACAGCAGTGCACACACCGCCAAGTTCATCCACAGCATGCACGATTCCAAGACTTCCAGCTTCGACCTCTCCTTCAGTGTCTCCTCTACCCATTCAACCACCGGAGCCTTCCATGAGCTTCAGGTCCACTACAGAACAGTTAAGTTggcgttgttttgttttttgattgtaCCTTTCAGTTTTTGATTCTCTTTGTTACACCTGTGGAGACCACAAGAGATGCAGTTTAGTGTTTCTGGTTGGAATCAGGTTTTGACTCCATTTGATTTTTGCACCACGTTACTCATCATTATCTCCAGTATTTTGTGTTTTAGATTTACATTATTTTTCTGGCCCTTTTTCTGGTGGTATTTTTGGTTAAACCAGTTTAGCATCCCACGTCTTTGGTTGATTAATTTTTCTCCCAGGATCTTCATTAAGTCCTCGGGTTTTAGTCACCCTCCCAGTCAATTTTGTTGGTACTAGTACTGTTTGCATTCTGTCATCAAGCATTTAATTTCCCAGTGTAGGTTTTTTGCTAATTCGTTTGTGCTATGTGGTTTCTGCAGTTTGTACAGAGTTCCATCTTGgtgaatgttttcttttttgtattcaATGATTAAGCAATTTAATTTCCCACGTCTGCATTCTGTTAGCTCTTCAGGCAGCCCCATTGTAAAGTGTTCCAAACTTGATCGCcacctttgtttgttttgtgggaTTTCTCTCCTTTTGCGTTTTCTTAGAAAGCAGTTCAATGGCTCATGCAGTCCTTTTTCAAGTATATTTTTGTCCATGGCCCTAGtagtgttactttttttttttttttttacattcttcaCTTAAGCAGACTTTTTTCACCCATCCACACTCGGTTAGCACCTTTTGCAGTTCTGTTATTGGTTTTCCCATTTTTTGGCCCCTAAGTTGGTCTTGTCAATTTTTGCACCTCCTGCTTTTTCTATTCTTTAGTGCAGCTAGTTTGTCCCTCGTGTCATATTTTCGGTTGCTTACATCACCGCCATTTTGCGGATTTATTTGCTGTTGGTTCCCTCCAGTGTCAATAGGGCCATTGGGTTTCTCGTTTTTTATGTTCTGGTATTATGTGGCTTTGGTTCCCCTGGGTGttaattggttttgtttttcagcAGGTACTCTCTTCTCTTGTTTCATTGGTTAATTTTGTGTCTCCCTCCTTCCTCCAGTGGCTCAATCAGTCCCTTGTCCTGATGAGGTTTTGTTTTTCCAGGTTTTTATGTCATATGTCTGACCCTTGTCCTCCCCATGATTCTCATCACTGTTCCCCTGATTTGTCTGGAGACCTTAGTGGACCTTGTGGCCGGCCCTTGGACTCACCTATAGACCTTAAAACACCTCACAACCATCCTCCTGCTGTTCCTAAGCACTTTGATAGGCCTCATGGTTGTCCTCCCAATTCTACTCCTTTTATCATTGACTGCCCCGTTGTCTTTCAGCCTCTGCCACAGCCCACTGTACATTGTATGATGGACCATTTGACTGTTGCTGGGCCTGGTTACCCTCATGTCTGACCTCCGGGTTTCTCTGTGTCCCATTGTAGACCTGGGGTCTGACTTTATCCTCTGACCAATTTATGTCAACCATGCAATGGCCCTGCACCCTCAGTTTTTTACCCTGGTGGGTCGCCTGGTCTTTGTTCTGATGCTACTTTGGCCTCTGGTAATATGTTTTCTCTTAGACGGCCGTTCGGCCATCCGGGTTTTGATcttgttgttttggggggggttttGTTGCTTTCCTCCGGTTCCCCTGTTTGGCTGCGCCCACCTCCTGGCCCCCTCCTGTCCGCCCATGGATGTCTGCTTGTTGGATTTGCTTTTTGTGGCCATCTGGGTCGGCCATTTTGGGGGGGCTACTGTCACAATTTGTCCTGCATCTGGGctcatctgctgttttgtctttttttttaatctgtgagccattagt includes:
- the mfsd2al2 gene encoding sodium-dependent lysophosphatidylcholine symporter 1, yielding LLKLYVGTSFLAHETLPYDNLWPLQDSQRIPRITKLCYAAGSVPYQCTTAALFVSQQIFLLDVVQMEAIYVSMILFLTRVWDGVTDPLVGYLVSRSKWTRIGKLKPWIAFSTPLGIIFYVMMWIMPFGSGSHAANLMWFLSVSCLFETLMTCYNIPYLTLNMFLGGNQKNRDFATAYRKVTDAFAMAVASAIQGYVVKEYNKEKQTTCQQHDHDDTTPQSTSLPTTTLLQKTQTTFLISALAMGGIFFLSSLILLFGVKEQRALPCSHEKVRPPFVTSLRMLACHFPYQRLVLGFVFCTFAFQTSLGNFALFCSHVAGLGNHFQLLILTLLSSSTVGVLIWQAVLRRVGKKTTLFIGMSLFLPSSAVIMLVPTNLPILTVMCVLIGISLATLFLLPWSMLPDVVDDFTLKHPSYQDMESLFFSCYAFCQKLGGSLAVGISTLTLQFVGYKANACHHGDGVTTALMVLFSLVPVVLLLMGILTFMFYPIDEREEMAAIPNAALFVTQEDTEHRADVTLTQVSAESSSTCGSGRVRLFMPQYDDWTPRQSSANFPQNAAGTVPFTSKMKSKVTLV